In Wolinella succinogenes DSM 1740, a single genomic region encodes these proteins:
- a CDS encoding glycosyltransferase has product MIKILETESSLGWGGQENRTARLINHLDPTRFRVYVATPKDSELYKRRQEIRAEFFPVEMRKSYSLKAIWQLYKIIKKERIDIVSTHSGKDAWLGVIAARLAGVKAIRTRHLQTPISSPLSYNLHDKVVCVSDFVKEDLAKRGVQKGRLCTIHTGVDVSKYAPHREGILRRELGLREEEILVGIVAVLRGAKGHKLLLEAFAKLSSSTARLVIIGDGPQRENIALIVEQLNLQERVVMLGHREDVAKIMPDLDIFVLSSSMEALGTAILEASACGVAVLGSNVGGIPECVRENGQLFEAGDSDSLVKNLQALINDTSKRKERGAKGRVLVEEEFSVEAMVRKTEGLYREIITPQKILIVSNTALGDTILSTPLFRETRLALPKAHITALLNPVNAMLFETNPYLDKIELYGGRWRGFLGAWWKLWRRGFDVALLGHSNDPQITPLCLLLGISKIIKIPNHKNPWQRFHHNPPASPIEDQYAVLTRLLTLKYIGIESSNTRLELFLKEEWTTEAKEILRPFGQKKLIGIQMGASNRSRQWFVERWIELAKRIIERDEEVVIVFVGSKNELEEISLVAQALPQDRVFISAGRLSLGAAAALIGELGLLFTPDTGPLHIAVALRVKTISLFAVANPKNSLPDYDQSLHRYIKVDRCCEPCVGKRCAYQKCMEAIGVDEVYEEYKKLQE; this is encoded by the coding sequence ATGATCAAGATTTTAGAGACCGAATCCTCGCTCGGCTGGGGCGGTCAAGAGAATCGAACCGCAAGACTCATCAATCACCTTGATCCGACTCGATTTAGGGTCTATGTGGCCACCCCCAAGGATTCAGAGCTCTATAAAAGACGCCAAGAGATAAGAGCGGAGTTTTTCCCCGTGGAGATGAGAAAGAGCTATAGCCTCAAGGCGATTTGGCAACTCTACAAGATTATCAAAAAAGAGAGGATTGATATTGTCTCAACCCACTCTGGTAAGGATGCTTGGCTAGGAGTCATCGCGGCTAGGCTTGCTGGGGTGAAGGCGATTCGCACAAGACATCTCCAAACCCCCATCTCCTCTCCGCTCTCCTATAATCTCCATGATAAAGTGGTCTGCGTGAGCGACTTTGTCAAAGAAGATTTGGCAAAGAGGGGAGTCCAAAAAGGGCGACTTTGCACGATTCATACGGGTGTGGATGTGAGCAAGTACGCTCCCCATAGAGAGGGCATTTTAAGGAGAGAGCTTGGGCTTAGGGAAGAGGAGATTCTTGTGGGGATTGTCGCTGTTTTGCGAGGGGCAAAAGGGCACAAACTGCTTTTGGAGGCCTTTGCCAAACTCTCCTCTTCTACGGCTAGGCTGGTTATCATCGGAGATGGCCCCCAGCGTGAAAATATTGCGCTTATAGTAGAGCAACTCAATCTTCAAGAGAGAGTCGTGATGCTCGGGCATCGAGAAGATGTGGCGAAAATCATGCCCGATTTGGATATTTTTGTCCTATCCTCCTCCATGGAGGCGCTAGGCACGGCTATCTTGGAGGCAAGCGCGTGTGGCGTGGCGGTGCTTGGAAGCAATGTAGGGGGGATTCCTGAGTGTGTTCGCGAAAATGGACAACTCTTTGAGGCGGGCGATTCGGACTCTTTGGTTAAGAATCTTCAAGCGCTTATCAATGATACTTCCAAGCGAAAAGAGAGGGGAGCCAAAGGGCGAGTGCTCGTGGAAGAGGAGTTTAGCGTGGAGGCGATGGTGAGAAAGACGGAGGGGCTGTATAGAGAGATTATCACTCCTCAAAAGATTCTTATCGTCTCCAATACCGCGTTGGGCGATACTATCCTCTCCACTCCGCTTTTTAGAGAGACACGCCTTGCACTCCCAAAGGCTCACATTACAGCTCTTTTAAATCCCGTCAATGCCATGCTTTTTGAGACCAATCCCTACCTTGACAAGATTGAGCTCTATGGGGGCAGATGGAGGGGTTTTTTGGGGGCGTGGTGGAAGCTTTGGAGGAGAGGGTTTGATGTGGCATTGCTTGGACATTCTAACGATCCTCAGATCACGCCTCTTTGCCTTCTTTTAGGAATCTCCAAAATCATCAAGATTCCTAATCATAAAAATCCCTGGCAACGCTTTCACCATAACCCTCCCGCTTCACCTATAGAAGATCAATATGCTGTTTTGACTCGACTTTTAACCCTTAAATATATTGGCATAGAGAGCTCCAATACAAGGCTAGAGCTTTTTTTAAAAGAGGAGTGGACGACAGAGGCAAAAGAGATCCTGAGACCTTTTGGTCAAAAAAAGCTTATTGGCATTCAAATGGGTGCTTCCAACCGAAGTCGACAGTGGTTTGTGGAGCGATGGATTGAGCTTGCTAAAAGAATCATCGAGCGAGATGAAGAGGTGGTGATTGTTTTTGTGGGGAGCAAAAATGAGCTAGAAGAGATCTCTTTGGTGGCTCAAGCCTTGCCCCAAGATAGAGTGTTTATATCCGCGGGAAGATTGAGCCTTGGGGCAGCTGCAGCCCTTATTGGAGAGCTTGGGCTACTCTTCACGCCCGATACAGGACCCCTTCACATAGCGGTGGCTTTGAGGGTAAAGACAATTTCACTTTTTGCGGTGGCGAACCCAAAAAATTCACTTCCCGATTATGATCAAAGCTTGCATCGATATATCAAGGTGGATCGATGTTGTGAGCCTTGTGTGGGCAAGCGATGTGCCTATCAAAAATGCATGGAGGCCATCGGCGTGGATGAGGTCTATGAAGAATATAAAAAATTGCAGGAATAA
- a CDS encoding glycosyltransferase family 4 protein, whose protein sequence is MKKILVVSHGAALGGSPISGLNIGRHIDKNQFEVIYAFGEEREIFDIAKKEGFKVFFVPKRSYLTIWDYAKIICREKIDIVHLNTLTSYYKYPAMAAWLCRKKIVWFVRENPEEKRCVRLGKYINALADRIVTVSLDTAKKMFYANHAKLCTIYNGIDLKFKKIEGRERLCEELGLSAREKYILCVASLEERKGVKDLVRAFLSSLPKLQGYKLLIVGEDRTKEQRYFLELKELAKDSSEVIFYGKSQKIQQLLSLSELFVLPSYWEGMARVILEAMACGLPVVASDAGGNREQVMDGVNGFLFPPRDIQALSAALEKAILGGRTQLLGKNSRELLEKNFDIKETTKKIENLYKAL, encoded by the coding sequence ATGAAAAAAATTCTTGTAGTCTCTCATGGAGCGGCTTTAGGCGGAAGTCCTATTTCAGGGTTGAATATCGGACGACATATTGACAAGAATCAATTTGAAGTGATTTATGCTTTTGGAGAAGAGAGGGAGATTTTTGACATAGCCAAAAAAGAGGGCTTCAAGGTCTTTTTTGTGCCCAAGCGTTCCTATTTAACCATTTGGGATTATGCAAAAATAATCTGTCGCGAAAAGATTGATATTGTTCATCTAAACACCCTTACCTCCTATTATAAGTATCCTGCGATGGCTGCTTGGCTATGCCGCAAGAAGATCGTCTGGTTTGTGCGCGAAAATCCAGAGGAGAAGAGGTGTGTTAGGCTTGGGAAGTATATCAATGCCTTGGCTGATCGTATCGTAACCGTCTCTCTTGACACCGCCAAGAAGATGTTCTATGCCAATCACGCTAAGCTCTGCACCATCTACAATGGAATCGATCTGAAGTTTAAAAAGATTGAGGGAAGGGAGAGGCTCTGTGAAGAGCTTGGTTTGAGCGCTCGAGAGAAATATATTTTGTGCGTAGCTTCTTTGGAGGAGAGGAAGGGGGTAAAGGATTTAGTAAGAGCTTTTCTCTCCTCTTTGCCTAAGCTCCAAGGGTATAAATTGCTCATCGTTGGAGAAGATAGAACCAAAGAGCAGAGATATTTTTTGGAGCTCAAAGAGCTGGCCAAGGATTCTTCTGAGGTGATCTTTTATGGTAAAAGTCAAAAAATTCAGCAACTGCTTTCGCTCTCTGAGCTTTTTGTGTTGCCTAGCTATTGGGAGGGGATGGCAAGAGTGATCTTGGAGGCAATGGCCTGTGGACTACCCGTTGTTGCTTCTGATGCCGGAGGGAACAGAGAGCAAGTGATGGATGGAGTGAATGGTTTTTTATTCCCCCCAAGAGATATTCAAGCTCTCTCAGCCGCATTGGAAAAAGCGATTCTAGGAGGGCGCACTCAGCTGCTTGGGAAAAACTCTAGAGAGCTCTTAGAAAAAAATTTCGATATCAAAGAGACGACAAAGAAGATTGAAAATCTTTATAAAGCTTTGTAA
- a CDS encoding glycosyltransferase family 9 protein, protein MFYNLLLWLLYPLFWTASHFRPPASKTLVIQNAKIGDYVNASILFNAHPAQDVLISSVNQAFAKHDSRIQAIFVFEDYRGSLLEKLKLATTLFLRHYENIYLLSPNALSLFLVQCAMPKHKATLLTYATKRYEKSLMRGFKIVKHSKDDLTLDSYWSLTSLPRPKSYQKSPFEPCYQPKPSPLTNPKAFKIALSLGAGNRIKNIDTQTWIKMLKIFEKFPSELHLMGTAKDEEIWSEITRFFSPNPPVISMLGKLKLEEVPSYLKEMQLHVSSDSGNAYIADCYDVAIILLAGPCYMPEQRPTGERTLILDSNSPFVPLSFIFKAPYTLKETQLFKINISQEQNIHDFVTKLYKDFQSSLSSL, encoded by the coding sequence ATGTTTTATAATCTTCTTCTTTGGCTCCTCTACCCTCTCTTTTGGACTGCGAGCCACTTTCGCCCCCCTGCATCCAAAACCCTCGTGATCCAAAATGCCAAAATCGGCGACTATGTCAATGCTTCGATTCTCTTTAATGCCCACCCAGCGCAAGATGTGCTCATCTCCTCGGTCAACCAAGCCTTTGCCAAGCATGATTCCAGAATCCAAGCCATCTTCGTCTTTGAAGATTATCGGGGGAGCCTCCTTGAAAAGCTGAAACTTGCAACGACACTCTTTCTTCGCCACTACGAGAACATCTACCTTCTCTCTCCTAATGCCCTTTCGCTCTTTTTGGTTCAATGCGCCATGCCAAAGCACAAGGCAACCCTGCTCACCTATGCGACCAAGCGCTACGAAAAAAGCTTGATGAGGGGCTTTAAAATCGTCAAACACTCCAAAGATGACCTGACTCTCGATTCCTATTGGTCGCTCACCTCTCTGCCTCGCCCAAAGAGTTATCAAAAATCACCCTTTGAGCCATGCTATCAGCCCAAGCCGTCCCCTTTGACCAATCCAAAGGCTTTCAAGATCGCTCTATCGCTTGGGGCTGGAAATCGAATCAAAAATATTGACACTCAAACATGGATCAAGATGCTTAAAATATTTGAAAAGTTTCCTTCCGAATTGCATCTAATGGGAACGGCCAAAGACGAAGAGATCTGGAGTGAGATCACCCGCTTTTTTTCTCCGAATCCCCCCGTGATCTCTATGCTGGGAAAACTGAAGCTTGAAGAGGTTCCCTCTTATCTTAAAGAGATGCAACTCCATGTCTCAAGTGATAGCGGAAATGCCTATATTGCTGATTGCTATGATGTGGCAATCATTCTTTTGGCAGGACCGTGCTACATGCCAGAACAACGCCCCACAGGAGAAAGAACACTAATCCTTGATTCCAATTCCCCTTTTGTTCCCCTGAGTTTTATTTTTAAAGCCCCCTACACCCTCAAAGAGACTCAATTGTTCAAAATCAATATCTCACAAGAGCAAAATATTCATGATTTTGTTACAAAGCTTTATAAAGATTTTCAATCTTCTTTGTCGTCTCTTTGA
- a CDS encoding glycosyltransferase family 9 protein, which translates to MIKKILLIRNDNIGDLICSTPAIEALKKRYPEAKIDILVNSYNLCAIQGNPFIHRIWSYTKTKHVKGIVAKIKAFFHKGWILYRLKKERYDCSVILRIAHSKHAELFSKAAGAPMRIGVSHPQRKDSLTHPLSIQESLHEVMVCFECLRPLGVVYGDERTLWMIEEAQKRRFLEHQNKIILHISSRLEANRYPLESFRELIALLAPKECIITASLEDKAGALDLASAPNAEFLQTQSITELAALISVGSLFITLDGGALHMGPALGIPTLAIMGKTDPRRWAPWGEETWAITKNSPQEISEIIRAHYVL; encoded by the coding sequence ATGATTAAAAAAATTCTCCTCATCCGTAATGATAATATTGGCGATCTCATCTGCTCCACACCCGCGATTGAGGCGCTAAAAAAGCGTTATCCTGAAGCAAAAATCGATATCCTTGTCAACAGCTACAATCTCTGCGCCATCCAAGGCAATCCCTTCATCCATCGCATCTGGAGCTACACTAAGACCAAGCATGTCAAAGGAATCGTCGCCAAAATCAAGGCTTTTTTTCACAAAGGCTGGATTCTTTATCGCCTGAAAAAGGAGCGATACGACTGTAGTGTCATCCTTCGAATCGCCCACTCTAAGCATGCTGAGCTCTTCTCCAAAGCCGCTGGAGCGCCCATGCGAATCGGCGTATCTCACCCCCAAAGAAAAGACAGCCTCACCCATCCCCTCTCCATCCAAGAATCGCTCCATGAAGTGATGGTCTGCTTTGAATGCCTCCGACCTTTGGGGGTCGTCTATGGGGACGAAAGGACTCTATGGATGATAGAAGAGGCGCAAAAGAGGCGTTTTTTAGAGCATCAAAATAAGATTATCCTGCACATATCCAGCCGTCTAGAGGCCAATCGCTACCCCTTGGAATCTTTTAGAGAGCTCATCGCCCTGCTCGCCCCCAAGGAGTGTATCATCACGGCCTCTTTGGAGGATAAGGCGGGGGCGCTTGATCTTGCAAGCGCCCCCAACGCAGAATTCCTCCAGACGCAAAGCATCACCGAGCTCGCCGCCCTTATCTCTGTAGGCTCACTCTTCATCACCCTAGATGGCGGAGCTCTCCATATGGGGCCTGCGCTTGGCATCCCGACTCTTGCCATCATGGGCAAGACCGATCCACGCCGCTGGGCGCCGTGGGGGGAGGAAACTTGGGCTATCACAAAGAACTCTCCTCAAGAGATCTCTGAAATCATTCGAGCCCATTATGTTTTATAA
- a CDS encoding glycosyltransferase family 4 protein, whose amino-acid sequence MKIYLLRQHSKPFGGAEAYLSRLSSELERQGIEHEVIHSKAPLFLASWIRALLFNLQVCLTKKNRFYFSLERITCPDLYRAGDGVHKAYMERLKIQSFNPLHWVYLFLERRCFEKSRCIIANSQMIKREIMEHYQIPSEKIEVVYNGVPLKESDPLKAKKELSREFGINEESKILLFVGSGFERKGVASFLKLLSTLEGNFIAFVVGKEKRMSRYEALAESLGLKERVIFTGARGDVEQFYAASDIFLFPTHYEPFSNVVLEALSQGCVVFTTAQNGASEILPQEQIMKDPGDLGIQKHLQELLYNPSLLEQKKGESKKIAQGFGMEANVQKSMEIITRLIHD is encoded by the coding sequence ATGAAAATCTACCTCCTGCGCCAGCACTCCAAGCCCTTTGGCGGAGCAGAGGCCTATCTTTCGCGACTCTCTAGCGAGCTGGAGCGCCAAGGAATCGAACACGAAGTGATCCACTCCAAAGCGCCCTTGTTCCTTGCCTCATGGATTCGCGCCCTACTTTTTAACCTCCAAGTCTGCCTCACTAAAAAGAATCGATTCTACTTCTCTCTGGAGCGCATCACCTGCCCCGACCTCTATCGTGCGGGAGATGGAGTGCATAAAGCCTATATGGAGCGCCTTAAAATTCAAAGCTTCAATCCTCTTCATTGGGTCTATCTCTTTTTGGAGAGGCGCTGCTTTGAAAAATCACGCTGCATCATCGCCAATTCTCAAATGATCAAACGCGAAATCATGGAACACTATCAAATTCCCAGCGAAAAGATCGAGGTGGTCTATAACGGAGTTCCCCTCAAAGAATCCGATCCTCTAAAAGCCAAAAAAGAGCTCTCTAGGGAGTTTGGAATCAACGAGGAATCAAAGATATTGCTCTTTGTGGGAAGTGGATTTGAGCGCAAGGGGGTGGCCTCATTTTTGAAGCTTCTCTCCACTCTTGAGGGAAATTTTATCGCTTTTGTCGTGGGCAAGGAGAAGAGGATGAGCCGCTACGAGGCCTTAGCGGAATCTCTAGGGCTTAAAGAGAGAGTGATTTTCACAGGAGCCAGAGGGGATGTGGAGCAATTCTACGCCGCAAGCGATATCTTTCTCTTCCCCACCCATTACGAGCCTTTCTCTAATGTCGTGCTGGAGGCATTAAGCCAAGGGTGTGTTGTCTTCACCACCGCCCAAAATGGAGCGAGCGAGATTCTCCCTCAAGAGCAGATCATGAAAGATCCAGGCGATCTAGGCATCCAAAAACACCTCCAAGAGCTCCTCTACAATCCCTCCCTTTTAGAGCAAAAAAAAGGCGAATCCAAAAAGATTGCCCAAGGATTTGGAATGGAGGCGAATGTGCAAAAAAGCATGGAGATTATCACGAGGCTTATCCATGATTAA
- a CDS encoding ABC transporter ATP-binding protein, with the protein MKQFFKRFAPYMGGYKLYFFYAILGTAMVAGASGASAYLVKPVLDEIFINKDVAMLAILPWLVVLAYFCKGFGGYIQTYFMNYIGQDIVRRVRDELLGRMLSFEMTFFNRRRTGELISRVVNDINAIQSAVSTYFADYVKEGLTIVVLVGVVIYQSPELAFYGLVVMPLALYPLTLLAKKMKKVSKRTQEKNSDVTSRLAEIFNNVELIKSNSGERFEVTSFAKENRKLFDLNMKSVRVSELTSPLMETLGALAVAVVIVVGGHQVIDEKLTVGSFFSFMTALFMLYTPIKRLSGIYNKMQSAVAAGERIFEMMEREPLIKDGEKELEGKIESLEFKEVGLLYEEKRALEGISFTLKKGESLALVGDSGGGKSSLVSLILRLYEASEGEVLINQEKIRHLTQKSLRSRIAIVTQRIFIFNDTIAHNVAYGEAVDRERVKEALQKARAWDFVETLEEGIDTILDEFGANLSGGQRQRIAIARAIYKNPDILILDEATSALDNKTETEFKEALAEIMRDKITLIVAHRPSTVSLAQKIALLKEGKILAIGTQEELVQYSPEFTKIFHQPLG; encoded by the coding sequence ATGAAACAGTTCTTCAAACGATTCGCTCCCTACATGGGGGGCTACAAACTCTACTTTTTTTATGCGATCTTAGGGACAGCCATGGTGGCGGGTGCCAGTGGCGCGAGTGCCTATCTTGTCAAACCGGTCTTGGATGAAATTTTCATCAACAAAGATGTGGCAATGCTGGCGATTCTTCCTTGGCTCGTGGTGCTCGCCTATTTCTGCAAGGGGTTTGGCGGCTACATTCAGACCTATTTCATGAACTATATTGGACAGGATATTGTTCGGCGCGTGAGGGATGAGCTGCTAGGGAGGATGCTCTCCTTTGAGATGACTTTCTTTAATCGCCGCCGCACGGGTGAGCTCATCAGCCGCGTGGTGAATGATATCAACGCCATTCAATCGGCTGTTTCGACCTACTTTGCGGATTATGTTAAAGAGGGATTGACGATTGTGGTGCTAGTGGGAGTGGTGATCTATCAGAGTCCAGAGCTTGCCTTTTACGGTCTTGTAGTGATGCCCCTAGCGCTCTATCCGCTCACGCTTTTGGCCAAGAAGATGAAAAAGGTCTCCAAAAGGACACAAGAGAAAAATTCCGATGTCACTTCGCGTCTAGCGGAGATTTTTAATAATGTTGAGCTGATCAAGTCTAATTCGGGTGAGCGCTTTGAGGTCACTAGCTTTGCCAAAGAGAATCGTAAGCTTTTTGATCTCAACATGAAATCGGTGCGTGTCTCTGAGCTCACCTCTCCTCTCATGGAGACGCTAGGGGCGCTTGCGGTGGCGGTGGTCATTGTCGTGGGCGGGCATCAGGTGATTGATGAGAAGCTGACCGTGGGGTCATTTTTCTCCTTCATGACGGCGCTTTTCATGCTCTATACCCCCATCAAGCGACTCAGTGGAATCTACAACAAAATGCAATCTGCGGTGGCCGCAGGAGAGAGAATCTTTGAGATGATGGAGCGAGAGCCCCTTATCAAAGATGGCGAGAAGGAGCTAGAGGGGAAGATCGAATCTCTTGAGTTTAAAGAGGTGGGGCTTTTGTATGAGGAGAAGCGTGCACTAGAGGGAATCAGTTTCACACTCAAAAAAGGAGAATCGCTCGCGCTCGTGGGTGATAGCGGTGGTGGAAAGAGCTCGCTAGTGAGCTTGATTCTTCGACTCTATGAAGCAAGCGAGGGAGAGGTGCTCATCAATCAAGAGAAGATTCGCCATCTCACTCAAAAGAGCCTGCGTTCCCGTATAGCGATTGTCACGCAAAGAATCTTCATCTTCAATGACACGATTGCTCACAATGTCGCCTATGGGGAGGCAGTGGATAGAGAGCGGGTCAAAGAGGCACTTCAAAAGGCTAGAGCGTGGGATTTTGTCGAGACACTAGAGGAGGGAATCGATACGATTCTAGATGAGTTTGGCGCCAATCTCTCAGGCGGCCAGCGTCAGAGAATCGCGATTGCTAGAGCTATCTACAAAAACCCTGATATTTTGATTTTGGATGAGGCGACTAGTGCCTTAGACAACAAGACAGAGACAGAGTTTAAAGAGGCATTGGCTGAGATTATGAGGGATAAGATCACCCTCATTGTGGCCCATCGCCCCTCGACGGTTTCGCTTGCCCAAAAGATTGCGCTTTTAAAAGAGGGTAAAATCCTTGCCATAGGCACCCAAGAGGAGCTAGTCCAGTATTCTCCTGAATTTACCAAAATTTTTCATCAGCCCCTAGGGTAA
- a CDS encoding chemotaxis protein — protein MSNLAKIDQVTNLHRNNELQLLCFRLEKDKDLYAVNVFKIREVVKYRGNITVVSHESSSLVEGLITIRELTIPLIDMRKWFHYDSRMKEKNLKEYAIKREEGEDDIIMICEFSRWTVGVRIYEADRILNKKWTEIEQSAGIGGATQNSKLVSRTRYFDGSLVQVVDIEKMLVDVFPWIESEKEEEMRQIRELRTTKEVLLADDSPSVLKTMQNILDRIGVEHKDFVNGQKLLNYIFDPKTDVEKIGMIITDLEMPEASGFEVIKQLKANSTTAHLPIVVNSSMSGSSNEEMARSLNADEFISKSNPIEIEEVMRRHLA, from the coding sequence ATGTCCAACCTAGCCAAAATCGATCAGGTGACCAATCTCCATCGAAACAACGAGCTTCAGCTCCTCTGCTTTCGCCTAGAGAAGGATAAAGACCTTTACGCCGTCAATGTCTTTAAGATTCGCGAGGTGGTCAAATATCGGGGTAACATCACGGTGGTCTCGCACGAATCAAGCTCCCTTGTGGAGGGGCTTATCACGATCAGAGAGCTCACGATTCCTTTGATTGATATGCGAAAATGGTTTCATTATGATTCAAGGATGAAAGAGAAGAATCTCAAAGAGTATGCCATCAAGCGCGAAGAAGGCGAGGATGACATTATCATGATTTGTGAGTTTTCGCGATGGACGGTGGGCGTGAGAATCTATGAAGCCGATCGAATCTTGAACAAAAAGTGGACGGAGATTGAGCAGAGTGCGGGGATTGGCGGGGCGACCCAAAATAGCAAGCTTGTGAGCCGCACACGCTATTTTGATGGTTCTTTGGTGCAGGTGGTCGATATCGAAAAGATGCTCGTGGATGTCTTTCCTTGGATTGAGAGCGAAAAAGAGGAAGAGATGCGACAGATTCGCGAGCTTCGCACGACCAAAGAGGTTCTTCTTGCCGATGATTCCCCTAGCGTCTTGAAGACTATGCAAAATATTCTTGATAGGATTGGCGTGGAGCACAAAGATTTTGTGAATGGTCAAAAATTGCTTAACTATATCTTTGATCCCAAGACCGATGTGGAGAAGATCGGGATGATCATCACCGATTTGGAGATGCCTGAAGCCTCAGGATTTGAGGTGATCAAGCAGCTCAAAGCGAACTCCACGACCGCTCATCTGCCTATCGTGGTGAACTCCTCCATGAGTGGAAGCAGCAACGAAGAGATGGCACGCTCGCTCAATGCCGATGAGTTTATCAGCAAGTCCAATCCAATCGAAATCGAAGAGGTGATGAGGCGTCACCTCGCCTAA
- a CDS encoding TIGR02757 family protein: MNRLRALLDREAKERNRCDEISLARPDPLLVAQKTKSDLGALICALFSYGSAKQIVTFLETLDFSLLAQTPQSIQNAPFGVYRFQNSEDVRQLFLALSTLDDSPQALRSIFLEGHKKGGILEGIKTMQRAILERSGGYQSSGFRFLIGNPEAHQSPLKRWNMFLRWMIRKDCLDLGWWEGVILKSELILPLDTHTFALCKKLKIIQRQSYDLKAAIEATEFLKKLDPHDPIKYDFALYRLGQERRELGD; this comes from the coding sequence TTGAATCGCCTTAGAGCCCTTTTGGATAGGGAGGCTAAAGAGAGGAATCGATGCGATGAGATCTCTTTGGCGCGTCCCGACCCTCTTCTTGTCGCTCAAAAAACCAAGAGTGACCTAGGCGCGCTCATCTGTGCACTCTTCTCCTATGGGAGCGCCAAGCAGATTGTCACTTTTTTGGAGACGCTCGACTTCTCCCTCCTTGCACAAACCCCACAATCTATCCAAAATGCCCCTTTTGGAGTCTATCGATTCCAAAATAGCGAAGATGTTCGTCAGCTCTTTTTAGCCCTCTCCACTTTAGACGATTCTCCTCAAGCACTCCGCTCTATCTTTTTAGAAGGACACAAAAAAGGAGGAATCCTAGAAGGAATCAAGACGATGCAAAGAGCGATTCTAGAGCGCTCTGGAGGATATCAAAGCTCAGGCTTTCGATTTTTAATTGGCAATCCAGAGGCACACCAATCGCCACTTAAGCGCTGGAATATGTTTTTGCGATGGATGATTCGGAAGGATTGTTTAGATTTAGGATGGTGGGAAGGAGTGATTTTAAAATCGGAGTTGATCTTACCGCTAGATACGCACACCTTCGCTCTTTGCAAAAAGCTCAAGATCATCCAACGCCAAAGCTATGATCTCAAAGCAGCCATCGAAGCGACTGAGTTTCTCAAAAAACTCGACCCCCACGACCCTATCAAATATGACTTCGCCCTCTATCGGCTAGGGCAGGAGAGGCGAGAACTAGGCGATTAG